The sequence GGTTGGGGTAGTTTTGGGAAAGGGAAAAGTCTGTGGGAGAAGATAAAATAGGAACATCAGTTTGAACATCTGCTTTGAGTAGATATATGCCGTCGCCGGTGCTTAATAGATATTCCCCATTAATTTCAATCATGGAGTAAACTCCATAATTGAAATTTAAGTCCGTCCAATTCTGCAAGTCCCACGACCATAAAAGCTTTTCTCCCCCCAACAGCCACCCTAAGCTCGGGGAATAAATAACAGAACTGAATAAGAGATGATCAGTGGCGGGGTTTTGATAATGTCCCCAAGATTCGCCATCAGAAGAAATATACAGCTGCAAATCCGAAACCGCTAATAAATTGTATTTATTCTCCGCTACAGACCTGAACAAATAGTCTAGGTCTATCTCGGGGAGATTTGGCGTCGGTCGCCGCCAGTTTTTTCCCTCATCATCAGAAACCCATACACCTTCTTTTTGACGGTTTAATCCCATCAAGTAGGCAATTATTCGACCTGTACTTGTGCGATACAAGAAACTTATAGTGTTTTGCCCCCAATATCGGGAAGAATCTACAATTTGCTCCCATAATTTTTCATCCGTTATATTCGGCGAAATATCAGTCCGTACTCTCAGAAGGTCATACCAGCCACCCCCCGCAAGGAATGATCCATCCGAGAGAGGGAGCATCGCAAAGGGGCCATGTTTTTCATTCATGATCCAGGTTTTCCCTGAATCAGGGGTAAGATAAGTCCCCCTGCCACTCGCTATAACAACACAGCCATTGGCTGTGGTTATAAAATCTCCAATCCTAAGAATGGGAAGGGAGATTTTTTCCCATTGGTTGAGGTTTTTAACATTAGACCTGTATATACTTTGGTAATCTGTGCCAAAAATATAGTCTCCTGACATTGTAACATCATAAAATCCTACAACCATATCATTTATATCATAAAATTCGGCAATCTTTTCTATGGACTCCACCCGCAGCACCTGCCCTTTTAAAAGGGCGGGGAAAAGAAAAACAAAAACTACGAGAAACAATAACTTTTTCATTTTACAATCCTCCTTTTTTTATTTTTTTAATCAACTGCTTTAATTATATCATAAAAAGAAAAAACGAGCAAGATTATTATTCTTGCATTCAATTAAAAGGAGGGTTAGATAGATAGCTATTGTCTTAAAATCGCGCGAATTAATATGTAATATGTCGTACCGGGAGTTAAGCCATCAATTTTATAATCACGATCCCCTGTCTGTGTCCTTTGTTTATTATTTTGATCTGTCGAATCAAAACTAAATTTTCCTTTTTCCCCCCAACACCTTGTCACATCGCTTTCTGTTTTACATCTGTTAAAACTATTTGGCGCATTAGGATCTTTGGCCTCATCAACATTAAACATCATAATCTTCACCTTGCTATAATCCATTGGGTTTTCCCAGTTGACAGTGATGGAGCAGTAGCCATTGGAGCAGGAATTTTTTTGAACAGATGTAATTTTTGGCTTTTGTATTTTTGCCTTTGGAGTTTGGGCAGGATAGGTTGTGGAGGAAACATAGACGCAGTAAATTGGGTCATTGGGATTGTTGGGATCGCAGAAGTGAATTTGAGGGACAATGTTTACCTCCTTTGTGCTTCCAGACAAAACTCCTGTGGATGATGTGTATGTTATCCCGCTTAAATCTACATAGCCGTCAAATGAGCTATAAGATGAATCAAAGCTTAAAAATTTCGCATAGCCGGAAAGCTTATCTCCCGACAACATCGCCGGAGATGAAAGATGGGCTGCATCCAAATCCGCCTTATTAAACGATATCCAGCCATAACCGCAAACATCATTGCTTTGCCCGCAAGGAACCCCGCTCCAAGCATAGCCCATAAGTTCATTGGTGTTGCGGTTAAGGTAGACGCCGTATTTTTGAGTGCCGCTTATAATTGCATTAGGGTCGGTTGATGTTGTATCCGAACTAAACTTAAT comes from Melioribacter roseus P3M-2 and encodes:
- a CDS encoding T9SS type A sorting domain-containing protein; translation: MKKLLFLVVFVFLFPALLKGQVLRVESIEKIAEFYDINDMVVGFYDVTMSGDYIFGTDYQSIYRSNVKNLNQWEKISLPILRIGDFITTANGCVVIASGRGTYLTPDSGKTWIMNEKHGPFAMLPLSDGSFLAGGGWYDLLRVRTDISPNITDEKLWEQIVDSSRYWGQNTISFLYRTSTGRIIAYLMGLNRQKEGVWVSDDEGKNWRRPTPNLPEIDLDYLFRSVAENKYNLLAVSDLQLYISSDGESWGHYQNPATDHLLFSSVIYSPSLGWLLGGEKLLWSWDLQNWTDLNFNYGVYSMIEINGEYLLSTGDGIYLLKADVQTDVPILSSPTDFSLSQNYPNPFNPTTKIKYSVPKKSFVNITVYDILGREIITLVNEEKTPGNYEVEFDGGNLSNGIYLYRMQSGEFSEIKKLILLK